A region from the Microbacterium sp. NC79 genome encodes:
- a CDS encoding NAD(P)-dependent oxidoreductase encodes MASLTVSVPTARLLGDVTALLSADELATVEVFEWALDDASGRDNIDIVVAPYMSATKTLPSLAGVTTQLVQSQSIGWDDVPAHLPAGHTFANATSVHEAATAELALALTLASQRRLPLYVRQQTESTWRGRFSPSLADRRVMVLGYGGVGKAIAARLAPFEVEIIPVASTARDEDGVQVHGIDELADLLPTTEILITSLPGGDKTHHVIDDAVLSALPDGALVVNVGRGSLIDPAALVEHTASGRLRAAVDVTEPEPLPADSPLWGIENVLITPHVGGAASSMQPRIARLIVRQIRHLLAGEAPENVVFTS; translated from the coding sequence ATGGCTTCTCTGACTGTTTCGGTTCCGACTGCCCGACTCCTCGGCGATGTCACGGCATTGCTTTCTGCGGATGAACTCGCCACCGTCGAGGTGTTCGAATGGGCGCTCGATGATGCATCCGGCCGCGACAACATCGACATCGTCGTTGCGCCATACATGTCGGCGACCAAGACGCTGCCGTCACTTGCTGGCGTCACGACCCAGCTCGTGCAGAGCCAGTCGATCGGGTGGGACGATGTTCCGGCACACTTGCCTGCCGGCCACACTTTCGCGAATGCGACCTCGGTGCACGAGGCGGCAACCGCCGAACTCGCCCTCGCGCTGACGCTCGCGAGCCAGCGCCGACTCCCCCTCTACGTGCGCCAACAGACCGAAAGCACGTGGCGTGGACGCTTCTCCCCCAGCCTCGCCGACCGCCGCGTGATGGTGCTCGGCTACGGCGGAGTGGGGAAGGCCATCGCCGCCCGCCTCGCGCCGTTCGAGGTTGAGATTATTCCGGTCGCGTCGACCGCCCGCGACGAAGATGGCGTGCAGGTGCACGGCATCGATGAGCTCGCTGACCTGCTCCCGACGACCGAGATCCTCATTACCTCTCTGCCTGGCGGCGACAAGACCCACCATGTCATCGATGACGCGGTGCTCTCCGCGCTCCCCGATGGCGCACTCGTGGTCAACGTTGGCCGCGGCTCACTCATCGACCCGGCCGCGCTCGTCGAACACACCGCATCCGGTCGCTTGCGCGCCGCCGTCGATGTCACCGAGCCCGAACCGCTCCCCGCCGACAGCCCGCTGTGGGGCATCGAAAACGTGCTCATCACGCCACACGTCGGCGGCGCGGCATCGTCGATGCAGCCGCGCATCGCTCGCCTCATCGTGCGTCAGATTCGTCACCTACTGGCTGGCGAAGCACCCGAAAACGTCGTATTCACCAGCTAA
- the hemQ gene encoding hydrogen peroxide-dependent heme synthase: MSHHPLIDHSHLAEEVNAAVNYTMYAVFRAQRVGSAAPADVLATLARVDGLTTRGWYEISGFRADADVLIWWHAGEVETLQAAYRAVVSASAGALEPVWSNIGVHRAAEFNRAHVPAFLAGEKPGGYICVYPFVRSREWYLLPEAERAQMLRDHGAAARDYRDVLANTVASFALGDYEWLLAFESDDLIRIVDLMRELRATEARRHVIEETPFFTGPRVEPEVLLERLLG, from the coding sequence ATGTCACATCACCCCCTCATCGACCACTCGCACCTCGCCGAAGAGGTCAATGCCGCCGTGAACTACACGATGTACGCCGTCTTTCGAGCGCAACGTGTTGGTTCCGCCGCCCCCGCAGACGTGCTGGCAACCCTTGCTCGCGTCGACGGGCTGACCACGCGCGGCTGGTATGAAATCTCGGGCTTCCGCGCCGATGCCGATGTGTTGATCTGGTGGCATGCGGGTGAAGTGGAGACACTGCAGGCCGCGTACCGCGCGGTGGTTTCTGCGTCTGCGGGGGCACTGGAACCGGTGTGGTCGAACATCGGCGTGCACCGCGCGGCCGAGTTTAACCGCGCGCACGTGCCCGCGTTTTTGGCTGGCGAGAAACCCGGTGGATACATTTGTGTCTACCCGTTTGTGCGCTCGCGCGAGTGGTATCTGCTACCAGAAGCTGAGCGCGCGCAGATGCTCCGCGACCACGGTGCGGCCGCCCGCGACTACCGCGATGTGCTCGCCAACACTGTCGCCTCATTCGCGCTTGGTGACTATGAGTGGCTACTCGCGTTCGAGTCGGATGACCTCATTCGCATCGTTGACCTGATGCGCGAGCTGCGCGCCACCGAGGCCCGCCGCCACGTGATTGAGGAGACCCCGTTCTTCACCGGCCCCCGCGTCGAGCCCGAGGTGTTGTTGGAGCGGTTGCTCGGGTGA
- a CDS encoding ferrochelatase — protein sequence MPETPRATAPYDALLVCSFGGPNRTPDVLPFLKNVTDGKGIPDERLVEVGEHYYHFGGKSPINEQNLALIDALAAELRARGENLPVIWGNRNWHPFTVDTLRDASAFGARRVLTLVTSAYASYSGSRQYREHLAEAVAELGDNAPDIDMLRPFFNDPGFVGANREQIITAIDSLEGGATDTHVVYVTHSIPNTMQDASARTGAGYAEQHEDVRATIDAGLRARYGHDLPSSLAYCSRSGNPMVPWLEPDVNDHLEELAAAGVRKVVIAPIGFISDHMEVAYDLDTEALETATSLGMVAVRAGTASTHPLFISGLVDMVLEREARERGDSVSAVTVGALPAFPDVAPAGSCRMRDGEITGLPVIAGSED from the coding sequence GTGCCTGAAACTCCCCGCGCCACCGCCCCATACGACGCCCTGCTGGTCTGCTCCTTCGGCGGACCCAATCGCACGCCCGATGTGTTGCCCTTCCTCAAGAATGTGACCGATGGCAAAGGTATTCCAGACGAACGCCTTGTCGAAGTGGGGGAGCACTATTACCACTTCGGCGGCAAGAGTCCCATCAACGAGCAGAACCTCGCGCTCATCGACGCGCTTGCCGCTGAGCTTCGTGCACGCGGTGAGAACCTGCCCGTGATCTGGGGCAACCGAAACTGGCATCCGTTTACCGTCGACACCCTGCGCGACGCGAGCGCCTTCGGTGCGCGCCGCGTCCTTACCCTCGTCACCAGCGCCTACGCGTCGTACTCGGGCAGCCGTCAGTACCGCGAGCATCTCGCAGAAGCCGTCGCCGAGCTCGGCGACAATGCGCCCGACATTGACATGCTCCGTCCGTTCTTCAATGACCCGGGTTTTGTCGGTGCCAACCGCGAACAGATCATCACGGCGATTGACTCACTCGAGGGCGGTGCGACCGACACTCATGTCGTGTACGTCACGCACTCCATCCCCAACACGATGCAGGACGCGTCCGCCCGCACCGGTGCCGGATATGCCGAACAGCATGAAGATGTGCGGGCAACCATCGACGCCGGCCTCCGGGCCCGTTACGGCCATGACCTGCCGTCGTCGCTGGCGTACTGCTCCCGCTCCGGCAACCCCATGGTTCCGTGGCTCGAACCCGACGTCAACGACCACCTCGAGGAGTTGGCAGCGGCCGGTGTTCGCAAGGTCGTGATCGCGCCGATCGGCTTCATCTCCGACCACATGGAGGTCGCGTACGACCTCGACACGGAGGCGCTGGAGACGGCGACGTCACTCGGCATGGTCGCGGTGCGCGCCGGAACCGCGTCGACGCATCCGCTGTTCATCAGTGGCCTGGTTGACATGGTGCTTGAGCGCGAGGCACGCGAACGCGGCGACAGCGTTTCGGCCGTCACTGTGGGCGCATTGCCCGCTTTTCCCGACGTTGCCCCCGCCGGAAGCTGCCGCATGCGCGACGGCGAAATTACCGGACTCCCCGTCATCGCAGGATCGGAAGACTGA
- a CDS encoding GNAT family N-acetyltransferase: MTLQLRLVTPDDVDTVMRWSQDERVNRYVGGASVWTPEFTKARVLSAGGGDTFRRWYLAFDGEAVVGLGAIMFPDDATELGYWVDPDRWGHGYAGQILDAMIEIARAEQRDVPLSAQIQPANGASVRVAERAGFAWFASHADFDEYRRDA, encoded by the coding sequence ATGACACTGCAGTTGCGACTCGTCACACCCGACGATGTCGATACCGTGATGCGTTGGTCGCAAGACGAGCGGGTGAACCGATACGTCGGTGGCGCTTCGGTGTGGACTCCGGAGTTCACGAAAGCACGCGTGCTGAGTGCGGGCGGCGGCGACACGTTTCGCCGCTGGTATCTCGCGTTTGATGGTGAGGCTGTGGTCGGGCTGGGCGCGATCATGTTTCCGGACGATGCGACCGAGCTCGGATATTGGGTTGACCCCGACCGCTGGGGGCACGGGTATGCCGGGCAAATTCTCGACGCGATGATCGAGATTGCCCGCGCTGAGCAGCGCGATGTGCCGCTGAGCGCGCAGATTCAGCCGGCGAATGGTGCATCGGTGCGAGTTGCCGAGCGCGCCGGGTTTGCGTGGTTCGCGAGTCATGCGGACTTTGACGAGTATCGTCGCGACGCCTAG
- a CDS encoding FadR/GntR family transcriptional regulator: MAEPMGSALARTTLAQLKARISAGEWPVGSRIPTEPELTEQLGVGRSTVREAVRSLATLGMIETLPARGTFVRSLTPAPSLLFDALQTYHPAELIGIRRALDVEAAQTAAAQWVPERLEAMETAVAIEMEAMREHNAGIPGGVTRCTLFHGAIAQASGNRLLADLDTSLSRALDSSGLGAHIAESIDPAILLNEHDRILTSIRSRDVAAAAHLMALHSDAALRTLRHSVLTTEMTKLTQQPG; the protein is encoded by the coding sequence GTGGCTGAACCAATGGGAAGCGCGCTGGCGCGCACAACGCTGGCACAGTTGAAGGCGCGAATTTCCGCTGGAGAATGGCCCGTCGGATCCCGCATCCCGACCGAGCCAGAGCTCACCGAACAACTCGGTGTTGGCCGCTCCACCGTGCGCGAGGCCGTACGCTCGCTGGCCACGCTCGGCATGATCGAAACGCTCCCGGCCCGCGGCACATTCGTACGCTCACTCACCCCCGCGCCGTCGCTCCTTTTCGATGCGCTGCAGACCTATCACCCGGCCGAACTCATCGGAATCCGCCGGGCGCTCGATGTCGAAGCCGCTCAGACCGCGGCGGCCCAGTGGGTACCCGAACGCCTCGAGGCCATGGAGACGGCGGTAGCCATCGAGATGGAAGCCATGCGCGAACACAACGCCGGCATCCCCGGCGGCGTCACCCGTTGCACGCTCTTTCACGGCGCGATTGCTCAGGCGTCAGGCAACCGTCTGCTCGCCGACCTCGACACGTCACTCTCACGTGCGCTCGATTCGTCCGGCCTCGGTGCGCACATCGCCGAAAGCATCGACCCCGCGATCCTGCTCAACGAGCACGACCGTATTCTCACGTCGATCCGCTCTCGTGACGTCGCAGCAGCCGCCCACCTCATGGCCCTGCACTCTGACGCCGCGCTGCGCACGCTCCGCCACAGCGTGCTCACCACCGAGATGACCAAACTCACCCAGCAGCCCGGCTGA
- a CDS encoding adenine phosphoribosyltransferase, whose translation MTSAELDRAHSLIRNIPDYPQPGVLFRDITPLLADARALVATIDALIAPFKGEFDYVAGIEARGFLLAGAAATYANVGLIPIRKAGKLPRPAAAVSYALEYGTATIEAHDDIPNGATVLLIDDVLATGGTLGAAHDLVARLGGSVIGTAVLFEIDELGGREAVGDPRLHAVFHS comes from the coding sequence GTGACTTCGGCTGAGCTTGACCGCGCCCATTCCCTGATCCGCAACATCCCGGACTACCCGCAACCCGGTGTGCTGTTCCGTGACATCACCCCGCTGCTGGCTGACGCCCGCGCGCTCGTCGCCACCATTGACGCCCTCATCGCCCCGTTCAAGGGTGAGTTTGACTACGTGGCAGGCATCGAGGCTCGTGGCTTCCTGCTCGCCGGTGCAGCTGCAACGTACGCGAACGTCGGTCTCATTCCGATCCGCAAGGCAGGCAAGCTGCCTCGCCCAGCGGCTGCTGTTTCGTACGCGCTGGAATACGGAACGGCGACGATCGAAGCGCACGACGACATTCCCAACGGCGCCACGGTGCTACTGATCGATGACGTGCTCGCCACCGGCGGCACCCTCGGAGCAGCCCACGACCTCGTCGCTCGGCTCGGTGGTTCCGTCATCGGCACCGCCGTGCTGTTCGAAATCGACGAGCTCGGCGGCCGCGAAGCCGTCGGCGACCCGCGTCTGCACGCCGTCTTCCACTCGTAA